A single Pantoea rwandensis DNA region contains:
- a CDS encoding zinc-binding alcohol dehydrogenase family protein, translating to MTTMKTLVVAEPRKMVWQQREKPTAAAQEVVIKPIAAGICGTDIHAWAGNQPFFSYPRVLGHELCGEVVELGSRVTDFHVGQRVALIPYVSCQQCDACLSGKTNCCENISVIGVHQDGGFCEFLSVPASNLLAVDDVEPEAAALIEPFAISAHAVRRAAVAADEQVLVVGAGPIGLGVAAIAAAAGAQVVVADTSEPRRAHVTDKLGLATLNPMAEDFEATLRAEFGGRLAAKVIDATGNPAAMNGAVKLIRHGGTIVFVGLHKGDLVIPDIEFHKRETTLMGSRNATHEDFAKVGELMASGQLRADIMLNRHYDFSTLAETFESEVINNRELIKGVIHFAR from the coding sequence ATGACAACAATGAAAACTCTGGTGGTTGCCGAACCACGCAAAATGGTGTGGCAGCAGCGAGAGAAACCGACAGCGGCCGCCCAGGAGGTTGTGATTAAACCGATCGCCGCCGGGATTTGCGGCACCGATATTCATGCCTGGGCGGGTAACCAGCCGTTCTTTAGCTATCCACGCGTGCTGGGCCATGAGCTGTGTGGCGAAGTGGTGGAACTGGGCAGTCGGGTAACGGATTTCCACGTGGGCCAGCGCGTGGCGCTCATTCCTTATGTTTCATGCCAGCAGTGCGATGCATGCCTGAGTGGGAAGACCAACTGCTGCGAAAATATATCGGTGATTGGCGTACATCAGGATGGAGGCTTCTGCGAGTTCCTTAGCGTACCCGCCAGCAACCTGTTAGCTGTTGATGATGTAGAGCCGGAAGCGGCGGCACTGATCGAGCCTTTTGCCATCAGTGCACATGCGGTAAGACGTGCGGCGGTGGCGGCGGATGAGCAGGTGTTGGTGGTCGGTGCTGGGCCAATTGGTCTGGGTGTCGCGGCAATAGCGGCTGCGGCGGGTGCCCAGGTGGTGGTGGCCGATACCAGCGAACCGCGACGCGCGCATGTCACAGACAAACTGGGGCTCGCGACCCTCAACCCGATGGCCGAGGATTTCGAAGCCACGTTGCGTGCGGAGTTTGGTGGACGTCTGGCGGCGAAAGTGATTGATGCTACTGGCAATCCAGCGGCGATGAACGGTGCGGTGAAGCTGATTCGTCATGGCGGCACCATTGTGTTTGTCGGCTTGCATAAAGGCGATTTGGTGATTCCTGACATTGAGTTCCACAAACGTGAAACAACGTTGATGGGCAGCCGCAATGCCACTCACGAAGATTTCGCGAAAGTCGGTGAACTGATGGCGAGTGGGCAGCTACGTGCCGACATCATGCTGAATCGGCATTATGATTTTTCTACTTTGGCGGAGACCTTTGAGTCAGAGGTGATTAACAATCGTGAGCTGATCAAAGGTGTGATTCATTTTGCGAGGTAG
- a CDS encoding alpha/beta hydrolase, producing the protein MVKALVIFLHGVGSNGDDLAVLGQHWASLLRDVAFASPNAPYPFEHAMGYQWFSLTGITPENRPARVRQARAAFDETLQQLMAQHGMADAWDKVILVGFSQGSIMALDALASGRYPLAGVVAFSGRLSFEGALTPNPQTPALLIHGKVDDVIPFSESESAVARLQAAGVTVEARYEAATGHTISSQGAMQAAAFIAQCLQD; encoded by the coding sequence ATGGTAAAAGCGTTGGTGATTTTTTTACATGGTGTGGGCAGTAATGGCGACGATCTGGCGGTACTCGGCCAGCATTGGGCCAGCCTGCTGCGGGATGTGGCCTTTGCCTCGCCGAACGCGCCCTATCCATTTGAACATGCGATGGGTTATCAATGGTTTAGCCTGACGGGCATTACCCCAGAAAATCGTCCTGCTCGCGTGCGTCAAGCCCGGGCGGCGTTTGATGAAACACTGCAACAGCTGATGGCGCAGCACGGTATGGCGGATGCCTGGGATAAAGTGATTCTGGTGGGCTTTTCTCAGGGTTCGATCATGGCGCTGGATGCACTGGCATCTGGCCGTTATCCGCTGGCGGGCGTGGTGGCGTTTTCCGGCCGATTGTCTTTTGAGGGTGCATTAACACCCAACCCGCAGACCCCGGCCCTGCTGATTCACGGCAAAGTGGATGATGTGATTCCGTTTAGCGAGAGTGAATCTGCGGTAGCGCGTCTGCAGGCGGCAGGCGTCACGGTGGAAGCGCGCTATGAAGCCGCTACCGGCCACACCATTTCGTCACAGGGTGCGATGCAGGCAGCCGCATTCATTGCCCAGTGTTTGCAGGACTAA
- a CDS encoding glutathione S-transferase family protein translates to MLVNGKWSAEWHPVQATDKQGGFVRQTSSFRHWITADGSSEFAAEPDRYHLYVALICPWASRTLVARSLKGLENVISVSVVEPQLGAQGWHFGDYPGADRDWLNKAEYIHELYTRADADFTGRATVPVLWDKKTQTIVNNESADILRMLNSGFGDLADNSLDLYPEDLRAEIDAINASIYPRLNNGVYRTGFATTQVSYQQAFNDVFSQLDELEQRMKDGRTFLLGERLTEADIRLFVTLVRFDVAYHGLFKCNLRRLRDYPLLDRYLKSMLAVSGVRQTVNTDHIKQGYYSIKALNPNGIVPAGPDMADYGL, encoded by the coding sequence ATGTTGGTTAACGGTAAGTGGAGCGCAGAGTGGCATCCGGTTCAAGCCACCGATAAACAGGGCGGATTTGTCCGTCAGACGTCCAGTTTTCGCCACTGGATTACCGCAGACGGCTCCAGCGAATTTGCCGCCGAGCCGGATCGCTATCATCTGTATGTTGCGCTGATCTGCCCCTGGGCTTCACGCACACTGGTGGCGCGCAGCCTGAAAGGGCTGGAAAACGTCATCAGCGTCTCGGTGGTCGAGCCGCAATTGGGTGCACAAGGCTGGCATTTTGGTGATTATCCGGGTGCTGATCGTGACTGGCTCAATAAAGCCGAATACATCCATGAGTTATATACCCGCGCCGATGCTGACTTTACCGGCCGCGCGACCGTGCCAGTACTGTGGGATAAAAAGACGCAGACCATTGTGAACAACGAATCTGCTGACATCCTGCGTATGCTCAACAGCGGGTTTGGCGATCTGGCAGACAACAGCCTCGATCTTTATCCAGAGGATCTGCGTGCTGAGATCGACGCGATCAACGCATCGATCTATCCACGTCTTAACAACGGCGTGTATCGCACTGGTTTTGCCACTACGCAGGTGAGCTATCAGCAGGCGTTTAATGATGTGTTCAGCCAGTTAGACGAACTTGAACAGCGTATGAAAGATGGCCGTACCTTCCTGCTCGGCGAGCGCCTGACTGAAGCCGATATCCGTTTGTTCGTGACGCTGGTGCGTTTTGACGTTGCCTATCATGGCCTGTTCAAATGCAACCTGCGCCGTCTGCGCGACTATCCGCTGCTCGATCGCTATCTGAAGAGTATGCTGGCAGTTTCAGGTGTGCGTCAGACAGTGAACACCGACCATATCAAACAGGGTTACTATTCGATTAAGGCGCTGAACCCGAATGGGATTGTGCCGGCGGGCCCGGATATGGCGGATTACGGACTTTAA
- a CDS encoding nucleoside hydrolase has protein sequence MRTLIFDTDIGVDDAFALAYAAKTQQLLGITTVFGNVAVGQAVKNARLFCEMMGIEASVYRGCSRPLALAPSAPATLHGLDGLGDAFENSHSEEAPSAVQFIIDSVRAQPHAITIVAIGPLTNIASAINQAPDIIPLVKELVIMGGAFGTDGHSGNVSPFAEFNIWKDPHAADQVLASALPVVVLPLDVTHKVLITGDEVRQLNQPVLSAICRPYLAYSLQKEGFDGMALHDTLTLSWLALPQAFTVTEAPVRVITEGISRGQTVRRLSALASREDPFAGLRPQRLCLGVDAEAVREHFFAALRA, from the coding sequence ATGCGTACCCTGATTTTTGACACTGATATTGGCGTGGATGACGCTTTTGCGCTGGCCTATGCGGCTAAGACTCAGCAGCTGTTGGGCATCACCACGGTATTCGGTAATGTGGCGGTGGGCCAGGCGGTGAAAAATGCCCGGCTGTTCTGCGAAATGATGGGGATTGAAGCATCGGTGTATCGCGGCTGCTCGCGTCCGCTGGCGTTGGCCCCTTCGGCACCCGCCACGCTGCACGGTCTGGATGGATTGGGTGATGCGTTCGAGAACTCACACAGTGAAGAAGCACCCAGCGCGGTGCAGTTCATTATTGATAGCGTGCGCGCGCAGCCTCATGCCATCACCATCGTGGCGATTGGTCCGCTGACCAATATCGCCAGCGCCATCAATCAAGCGCCGGATATCATTCCACTGGTGAAAGAGTTAGTGATCATGGGCGGTGCCTTTGGCACTGACGGCCATTCCGGTAACGTCTCACCGTTTGCCGAGTTCAATATCTGGAAAGATCCGCATGCTGCCGATCAGGTGCTGGCCTCGGCGCTGCCGGTGGTGGTACTCCCGCTGGATGTGACGCACAAGGTGCTGATTACCGGCGATGAAGTGCGGCAGTTAAATCAACCGGTATTGAGCGCCATCTGCCGTCCTTATCTGGCCTACAGCCTGCAAAAAGAAGGGTTTGATGGCATGGCGCTGCATGACACCTTGACACTTTCCTGGCTGGCATTGCCGCAGGCGTTTACCGTGACCGAAGCACCAGTGCGCGTGATAACGGAAGGCATCAGTCGTGGCCAAACAGTACGGCGTCTCAGCGCCCTCGCCTCACGTGAAGATCCGTTTGCCGGACTCCGCCCACAGCGCTTGTGCCTCGGCGTGGATGCTGAAGCGGTGCGAGAACACTTTTTTGCCGCATTGCGGGCATGA
- a CDS encoding sugar phosphate isomerase/epimerase family protein — protein MRSNPKFLNLVLLNGEPEQKLRAARAAGFEQVEIWRDDVEASTPQLAQELNLGFTNVQVLRDFTGSPDRERLQKREELRQFIQIAQSIGCNTIQAPATTREDCVAERIDEDLRWMASEAARYNMRIMYEPMAWCSVDNTLPLAWERLQRLDQPNIGLVVDLFHICALGGDASQLDGIPADRIYEVQLCDMAEMPPQERGALSDFARHQRLLPGDGIIEVDRFVDKLKSASYRGPVGIEVFNDGLKAQPPEVAAQQAWRALNRYWP, from the coding sequence ATGCGAAGTAACCCCAAATTCCTTAACCTGGTGTTGTTAAACGGTGAACCTGAGCAGAAACTGCGCGCGGCCCGTGCCGCCGGTTTCGAACAGGTCGAAATCTGGCGGGATGATGTGGAGGCCAGTACGCCGCAGCTGGCCCAAGAGTTAAACCTGGGATTTACCAATGTTCAGGTACTGCGCGACTTTACCGGCAGCCCTGACCGCGAACGTTTACAGAAGCGTGAAGAGCTGCGGCAGTTTATCCAGATTGCGCAGTCTATCGGTTGCAACACCATTCAGGCACCGGCCACCACGCGTGAAGATTGCGTGGCGGAGCGCATCGATGAAGATCTGCGTTGGATGGCCTCGGAAGCCGCGCGCTATAACATGCGCATCATGTACGAACCCATGGCGTGGTGCAGCGTGGATAATACGCTGCCGCTGGCGTGGGAACGATTGCAGCGTCTGGACCAGCCGAATATTGGACTAGTGGTCGATCTGTTCCACATCTGTGCTTTAGGCGGTGATGCCTCGCAGCTGGATGGCATTCCTGCCGATCGTATCTATGAAGTGCAGCTGTGTGATATGGCAGAGATGCCGCCGCAAGAGAGGGGCGCGCTGAGCGATTTTGCGCGTCACCAGCGCTTATTGCCCGGTGACGGCATTATTGAAGTGGATCGCTTTGTCGATAAGCTAAAAAGCGCCAGCTATCGTGGCCCGGTCGGCATTGAAGTGTTTAACGATGGGCTGAAAGCGCAACCGCCGGAAGTGGCCGCGCAACAAGCCTGGCGCGCATTGAATCGCTACTGGCCTTAG
- the crcB gene encoding fluoride efflux transporter CrcB produces the protein MLKSLLAVVLGGAVGCTLRWLISIRFNALFPNLPPGTLMVNLIGGFIIGGAMAWLMKNPHLDPAWKLLIITGFCGGLTTFSAFSAEIMVMLQSGKYLWAMSSVMVHVVGSVLMTFAGFAVVNLLG, from the coding sequence ATGTTGAAGTCGTTACTGGCTGTTGTGCTCGGTGGTGCCGTGGGCTGCACGCTGCGCTGGCTCATCTCGATTCGCTTTAATGCACTGTTCCCTAATCTGCCGCCGGGCACCTTGATGGTGAACCTGATCGGTGGATTTATTATCGGTGGCGCCATGGCGTGGCTGATGAAAAATCCTCACCTCGATCCCGCATGGAAGCTGCTGATTATCACCGGCTTCTGCGGGGGCCTCACCACCTTCTCGGCCTTTTCCGCAGAGATCATGGTGATGCTGCAATCCGGTAAATATCTGTGGGCAATGTCGAGCGTCATGGTTCACGTAGTGGGGTCTGTGCTGATGACCTTCGCCGGCTTTGCGGTGGTGAATCTGCTGGGATAA